A window from Gorilla gorilla gorilla isolate KB3781 chromosome 21, NHGRI_mGorGor1-v2.1_pri, whole genome shotgun sequence encodes these proteins:
- the HRH3 gene encoding histamine H3 receptor isoform X3 — MERAPPDGPLNASGALAGEAAAAGGARGFSAAWTAVLAALMALLIVATVLGNALVMLAFVADSSLRTQNNFFLLNLAISDFLVGRWTFGRGLCKLWLVVDYLLCTSSAFNIVLISYDRFLSVTRAVSYRAQQGDTRRAVRKMLLVWVLAFLLYGPAILSWEYLSGGSSIPEGHCYAEFFYNWYFLITASTLEFFTPFLSVTFFNLSIYLNIQRRTRLRLDGAREAAGPEPPPEAQPSPPPPPGCWGCWQKGHGEAMPLHRYGVGEAAIGAEAGEAALGGGGGGGSAASPTSSSGSSSRGTERPRSLKRGSKPSASSASLEKRMKMVSQSFTQRFRLSRDRKVAKSLAVIVSIFGLCWAPYTLLMIIRAACHGHCVPDYWYETSFWLLWANSAVNPVLYPLCHHSFRRAFTKLLCPQKLKIQPHSSLEHCWKKMKKKTCL; from the exons ATGGAGCGCGCGCCGCCCGACGGGCCGCTGAACGCTTCGGGGGCGCTGGCGggcgaggcggcggcggcgggcggggcgCGCGGCTTCTCGGCAGCCTGGACCGCGGTGCTGGCCGCGCTCATGGCGCTGCTCATCGTGGCCACGGTGCTGGGCAACGCGCTGGTCATGCTCGCCTTCGTGGCCGACTCGAGCCTCCGCACCCAGAACAACTTCTTCCTGCTCAACCTCGCCATCTCCGACTTCCTCGTCG GCCGCTGGACCTTCGGCCGGGGCCTCTGCAAGCTGTGGCTGGTAGTGGACTACCTGCTGTGCACCTCCTCTGCCTTCAACATCGTGCTCATCAGCTACGACCGCTTCCTGTCGGTCACCCGAGCC GTCTCATACCGGGCCCAGCAGGGTGACACGCGGCGGGCAGTGCGGAAGATGCTGCTGGTGTGGGTGCTGGCCTTCCTGCTGTACGGACCGGCCATCCTGAGCTGGGAGTACCTGTCCGGGGGCAGCTCCATCCCCGAGGGCCACTGCTATGCCGAGTTCTTCTACAACTGGTACTTCCTCATCACGGCTTCCACCCTGGAGTTCTTTACGCCCTTCCTCAGCGTCACCTTCTTTAACCTCAGCATCTACCTGAACATCCAGAGGCGCACCCGCCTCCGGCTGGATGGGGCTCGAGAGGCAGCTGGCCCCGAGCCCCCTCCCGAGGCCCAGCCCTCACCACCCCCACCGCCTGGCTGCTGGGGCTGCTGGCAGAAGGGGCACGGGGAGGCCATGCCGCTGCACAGGTATGGGGTGGGTGAGGCGGCCATAGGCGCTGAGGCCGGGGAGGCAGCCCTCGGGGGTGGCGGTGGGGGCGGCTCCGCGGCTTCACCCACCTCCAGCTCCGGCAGCTCCTCGAGGGGCACTGAGAGGCCGCGCTCACTCAAGAGGGGCTCCAAGCCGTCGGCGTCCTCGGCCTCGCTGGAGAAGCGCATGAAGATGGTgtcccagagcttcacccagcgCTTTCGGCTGTCTCGGGACAGGAAAGTGGCCAAGTCGCTGGCCGTCATCGTGAGCATCTTTGGGCTCTGCTGGGCCCCATACACGCTGCTGATGATCATCCGGGCCGCCTGCCATGGCCACTGCGTCCCTGACTACTGGTACGAAACCTCCTTCTGGCTCCTGTGGGCCAACTCGGCTGTCAACCCTGTCCTCTACCCTCTGTGCCACCACAGCTTCCGCCGGGCCTTCACCAAGCTGCTCTGCCCCCAGAAGCTCAAAATCCAGCCCCACAGCTCCCTGGAGCACTGCTGGAA aaagatgaagaagaaaacatgTCTGTGA
- the HRH3 gene encoding histamine H3 receptor isoform X1 — MERAPPDGPLNASGALAGEAAAAGGARGFSAAWTAVLAALMALLIVATVLGNALVMLAFVADSSLRTQNNFFLLNLAISDFLVGAFCIPLYVPYVLTGRWTFGRGLCKLWLVVDYLLCTSSAFNIVLISYDRFLSVTRAVSYRAQQGDTRRAVRKMLLVWVLAFLLYGPAILSWEYLSGGSSIPEGHCYAEFFYNWYFLITASTLEFFTPFLSVTFFNLSIYLNIQRRTRLRLDGAREAAGPEPPPEAQPSPPPPPGCWGCWQKGHGEAMPLHRYGVGEAAIGAEAGEAALGGGGGGGSAASPTSSSGSSSRGTERPRSLKRGSKPSASSASLEKRMKMVSQSFTQRFRLSRDRKVAKSLAVIVSIFGLCWAPYTLLMIIRAACHGHCVPDYWYETSFWLLWANSAVNPVLYPLCHHSFRRAFTKLLCPQKLKIQPHSSLEHCWKKMKKKTCL; from the exons ATGGAGCGCGCGCCGCCCGACGGGCCGCTGAACGCTTCGGGGGCGCTGGCGggcgaggcggcggcggcgggcggggcgCGCGGCTTCTCGGCAGCCTGGACCGCGGTGCTGGCCGCGCTCATGGCGCTGCTCATCGTGGCCACGGTGCTGGGCAACGCGCTGGTCATGCTCGCCTTCGTGGCCGACTCGAGCCTCCGCACCCAGAACAACTTCTTCCTGCTCAACCTCGCCATCTCCGACTTCCTCGTCG GCGCCTTCTGCATCCCACTGTATGTACCCTACGTGCTGACAGGCCGCTGGACCTTCGGCCGGGGCCTCTGCAAGCTGTGGCTGGTAGTGGACTACCTGCTGTGCACCTCCTCTGCCTTCAACATCGTGCTCATCAGCTACGACCGCTTCCTGTCGGTCACCCGAGCC GTCTCATACCGGGCCCAGCAGGGTGACACGCGGCGGGCAGTGCGGAAGATGCTGCTGGTGTGGGTGCTGGCCTTCCTGCTGTACGGACCGGCCATCCTGAGCTGGGAGTACCTGTCCGGGGGCAGCTCCATCCCCGAGGGCCACTGCTATGCCGAGTTCTTCTACAACTGGTACTTCCTCATCACGGCTTCCACCCTGGAGTTCTTTACGCCCTTCCTCAGCGTCACCTTCTTTAACCTCAGCATCTACCTGAACATCCAGAGGCGCACCCGCCTCCGGCTGGATGGGGCTCGAGAGGCAGCTGGCCCCGAGCCCCCTCCCGAGGCCCAGCCCTCACCACCCCCACCGCCTGGCTGCTGGGGCTGCTGGCAGAAGGGGCACGGGGAGGCCATGCCGCTGCACAGGTATGGGGTGGGTGAGGCGGCCATAGGCGCTGAGGCCGGGGAGGCAGCCCTCGGGGGTGGCGGTGGGGGCGGCTCCGCGGCTTCACCCACCTCCAGCTCCGGCAGCTCCTCGAGGGGCACTGAGAGGCCGCGCTCACTCAAGAGGGGCTCCAAGCCGTCGGCGTCCTCGGCCTCGCTGGAGAAGCGCATGAAGATGGTgtcccagagcttcacccagcgCTTTCGGCTGTCTCGGGACAGGAAAGTGGCCAAGTCGCTGGCCGTCATCGTGAGCATCTTTGGGCTCTGCTGGGCCCCATACACGCTGCTGATGATCATCCGGGCCGCCTGCCATGGCCACTGCGTCCCTGACTACTGGTACGAAACCTCCTTCTGGCTCCTGTGGGCCAACTCGGCTGTCAACCCTGTCCTCTACCCTCTGTGCCACCACAGCTTCCGCCGGGCCTTCACCAAGCTGCTCTGCCCCCAGAAGCTCAAAATCCAGCCCCACAGCTCCCTGGAGCACTGCTGGAA aaagatgaagaagaaaacatgTCTGTGA
- the HRH3 gene encoding histamine H3 receptor isoform X4 produces MERAPPDGPLNASGALAGEAAAAGGARGFSAAWTAVLAALMALLIVATVLGNALVMLAFVADSSLRTQNNFFLLNLAISDFLVGAFCIPLYVPYVLTGRWTFGRGLCKLWLVVDYLLCTSSAFNIVLISYDRFLSVTRAVSYRAQQGDTRRAVRKMLLVWVLAFLLYGPAILSWEYLSGGSSIPEGHCYAEFFYNWYFLITASTLEFFTPFLSVTFFNLSIYLNIQRRTRLRLDGAREAAGPEPPPEAQPSPPPPPGCWGCWQKGHGEAMPLHRYGVGEAAIGAEAGEAALGGGGGGGSAASPTSSSGSSSRGTERPRSLKRGSKPSASSASLEKRMKMVSQSFTQRFRLSRDRKVAKSLAVIVSIFGLCWAPYTLLMIIRAACHGHCVPDY; encoded by the exons ATGGAGCGCGCGCCGCCCGACGGGCCGCTGAACGCTTCGGGGGCGCTGGCGggcgaggcggcggcggcgggcggggcgCGCGGCTTCTCGGCAGCCTGGACCGCGGTGCTGGCCGCGCTCATGGCGCTGCTCATCGTGGCCACGGTGCTGGGCAACGCGCTGGTCATGCTCGCCTTCGTGGCCGACTCGAGCCTCCGCACCCAGAACAACTTCTTCCTGCTCAACCTCGCCATCTCCGACTTCCTCGTCG GCGCCTTCTGCATCCCACTGTATGTACCCTACGTGCTGACAGGCCGCTGGACCTTCGGCCGGGGCCTCTGCAAGCTGTGGCTGGTAGTGGACTACCTGCTGTGCACCTCCTCTGCCTTCAACATCGTGCTCATCAGCTACGACCGCTTCCTGTCGGTCACCCGAGCC GTCTCATACCGGGCCCAGCAGGGTGACACGCGGCGGGCAGTGCGGAAGATGCTGCTGGTGTGGGTGCTGGCCTTCCTGCTGTACGGACCGGCCATCCTGAGCTGGGAGTACCTGTCCGGGGGCAGCTCCATCCCCGAGGGCCACTGCTATGCCGAGTTCTTCTACAACTGGTACTTCCTCATCACGGCTTCCACCCTGGAGTTCTTTACGCCCTTCCTCAGCGTCACCTTCTTTAACCTCAGCATCTACCTGAACATCCAGAGGCGCACCCGCCTCCGGCTGGATGGGGCTCGAGAGGCAGCTGGCCCCGAGCCCCCTCCCGAGGCCCAGCCCTCACCACCCCCACCGCCTGGCTGCTGGGGCTGCTGGCAGAAGGGGCACGGGGAGGCCATGCCGCTGCACAGGTATGGGGTGGGTGAGGCGGCCATAGGCGCTGAGGCCGGGGAGGCAGCCCTCGGGGGTGGCGGTGGGGGCGGCTCCGCGGCTTCACCCACCTCCAGCTCCGGCAGCTCCTCGAGGGGCACTGAGAGGCCGCGCTCACTCAAGAGGGGCTCCAAGCCGTCGGCGTCCTCGGCCTCGCTGGAGAAGCGCATGAAGATGGTgtcccagagcttcacccagcgCTTTCGGCTGTCTCGGGACAGGAAAGTGGCCAAGTCGCTGGCCGTCATCGTGAGCATCTTTGGGCTCTGCTGGGCCCCATACACGCTGCTGATGATCATCCGGGCCGCCTGCCATGGCCACTGCGTCCCTGACTACTG a
- the HRH3 gene encoding histamine H3 receptor isoform X2 yields the protein MERAPPDGPLNASGALAGEAAAAGGARGFSAAWTAVLAALMALLIVATVLGNALVMLAFVADSSLRTQNNFFLLNLAISDFLVGAFCIPLYVPYVLTGRWTFGRGLCKLWLVVDYLLCTSSAFNIVLISYDRFLSVTRAVSYRAQQGDTRRAVRKMLLVWVLAFLLYGPAILSWEYLSGGSSIPEGHCYAEFFYNWYFLITASTLEFFTPFLSVTFFNLSIYLNIQRRTRLRLDGAREAAGPEPPPEAQPSPPPPPGCWGCWQKGHGEAMPLHRYGVGEAAIGAEAGEAALGGGGGGGSAASPTSSSGSSSRGTERPRSLKRGSKPSASSASLEKRMKMVSQSFTQRFRLSRDRKVAKSLAVIVSIFGLCWAPYTLLMIIRAACHGHCVPDYWYETSFWLLWANSAVNPVLYPLCHHSFRRAFTKLLCPQKLKIQPHSSLEHCWK from the exons ATGGAGCGCGCGCCGCCCGACGGGCCGCTGAACGCTTCGGGGGCGCTGGCGggcgaggcggcggcggcgggcggggcgCGCGGCTTCTCGGCAGCCTGGACCGCGGTGCTGGCCGCGCTCATGGCGCTGCTCATCGTGGCCACGGTGCTGGGCAACGCGCTGGTCATGCTCGCCTTCGTGGCCGACTCGAGCCTCCGCACCCAGAACAACTTCTTCCTGCTCAACCTCGCCATCTCCGACTTCCTCGTCG GCGCCTTCTGCATCCCACTGTATGTACCCTACGTGCTGACAGGCCGCTGGACCTTCGGCCGGGGCCTCTGCAAGCTGTGGCTGGTAGTGGACTACCTGCTGTGCACCTCCTCTGCCTTCAACATCGTGCTCATCAGCTACGACCGCTTCCTGTCGGTCACCCGAGCC GTCTCATACCGGGCCCAGCAGGGTGACACGCGGCGGGCAGTGCGGAAGATGCTGCTGGTGTGGGTGCTGGCCTTCCTGCTGTACGGACCGGCCATCCTGAGCTGGGAGTACCTGTCCGGGGGCAGCTCCATCCCCGAGGGCCACTGCTATGCCGAGTTCTTCTACAACTGGTACTTCCTCATCACGGCTTCCACCCTGGAGTTCTTTACGCCCTTCCTCAGCGTCACCTTCTTTAACCTCAGCATCTACCTGAACATCCAGAGGCGCACCCGCCTCCGGCTGGATGGGGCTCGAGAGGCAGCTGGCCCCGAGCCCCCTCCCGAGGCCCAGCCCTCACCACCCCCACCGCCTGGCTGCTGGGGCTGCTGGCAGAAGGGGCACGGGGAGGCCATGCCGCTGCACAGGTATGGGGTGGGTGAGGCGGCCATAGGCGCTGAGGCCGGGGAGGCAGCCCTCGGGGGTGGCGGTGGGGGCGGCTCCGCGGCTTCACCCACCTCCAGCTCCGGCAGCTCCTCGAGGGGCACTGAGAGGCCGCGCTCACTCAAGAGGGGCTCCAAGCCGTCGGCGTCCTCGGCCTCGCTGGAGAAGCGCATGAAGATGGTgtcccagagcttcacccagcgCTTTCGGCTGTCTCGGGACAGGAAAGTGGCCAAGTCGCTGGCCGTCATCGTGAGCATCTTTGGGCTCTGCTGGGCCCCATACACGCTGCTGATGATCATCCGGGCCGCCTGCCATGGCCACTGCGTCCCTGACTACTGGTACGAAACCTCCTTCTGGCTCCTGTGGGCCAACTCGGCTGTCAACCCTGTCCTCTACCCTCTGTGCCACCACAGCTTCCGCCGGGCCTTCACCAAGCTGCTCTGCCCCCAGAAGCTCAAAATCCAGCCCCACAGCTCCCTGGAGCACTGCTGGAAGTGA
- the LOC129529095 gene encoding putative uncharacterized protein FLJ44790, whose protein sequence is MQLGEHTHPQKNPKSLAGCLLPNPHPQLQLRGKRAAGLLLRRNPRRHPQAPGGSSTWAPSLPPILAPQAYLNFAPPTPVPGGSPGTEAQPVAPANALGSRSKLNLTQPSCLSSGSHLPLPFPAGMCPHPAHPTWALRKGAEVPHGPPLSHTRKALCLAASGVGALLLEVPRRPGWGQQSAAGFQQVFQEGAGTHFPSVRVQPGRGKLQGQR, encoded by the coding sequence ATGCAACTGGGGGAGCACACCCATCCCCAGAAGAACCCCAAATCTCTGGCTGGCTGTCTCTTACCCAACCCCCATCCCCAGCTCCAGCTGAGGGGCAAGCGTGCTGCTGGGCTGCTCCTGAGGAGAAACCCACGGCGCCACCCTCAGGCCCCCGGTGGCTCCTCAACCTGGGCCCCATCTCTGCCCCCCATCTTGGCTCCTCAGGCATATTTAAACTTTGCCCCTCCCACCCCCGTGCCTGGCGGATCCCCTGGCACTGAGGCCCAGCCAGTGGCTCCAGCCAACGCACTTGGCTCCCGCAGCAAGTTAAATCTAACCCAGCCCAGCTGTCTCTCCTCCGGCTCCCACCTGCCCCTCCCGTTCCCTGCAGGGATGTGCCCACACCCTGCCCACCCTACATGGGCCCTCAGGAAGGGTGCAGAGGTCCCCCACGGTCCCCCACTTTCCCACACTAGGAAAGCCCTTTGCCTAGCAGCCTCTGGGGTGGGTGCCCTGCTTCTGGAGGTACCCCGGCGCCCAGGGTGGGGCCAGCAGAGTGCAGCAGGTTTTCAACAGGTATTTCAAGAAGGAGCAGGAACCCACTTCCCATCAGTCAGGGTGCAGCCAGGAAGAGGGAAACTCCAGGGCCAACGCTGA